In a single window of the Necator americanus strain Aroian chromosome X, whole genome shotgun sequence genome:
- a CDS encoding hypothetical protein (NECATOR_CHRX.G23122.T1) yields MRLKKCIPGARDAAKWAGKVAWARRQRDLPQEEQPSYRSDYDGVKRCSMLLSTLISLLDRQRDIILLPLGRSVPVGRCA; encoded by the coding sequence ATGCGGCTAAAGAAATGCATCCCAGGAGCAagagacgcggcgaaatgggcaGGAAAGGTGGCGTGGGCGAGGCGTCAGCGAGACTTAccacaagaggagcaaccaAGCTACCGTAGCGATTACGACGGTGTCAAGAGATGCTCGATGCTATTATCGACGCTCATAAGCCTCCTGGATAGGCAGCGGGACATCATACTGCTACCTCTTGGTCGTTCTGTGCCCGTTGGCAGGTGCGCGTGA